TGAATTAattatatgtttgagatttcttatggtAATGGatgtaatttgagaccagtttcgataaaatcggaccattttttaattttgacctctgtgtaatgaaatttttgacatttgcccTATTCGACCTTACAATTCCTgaagcaccgtagaaaaatattcCCTGTAATAAgagaaacaatttgagataccttaaagcatgatgggaatatttttaagttttggccccaCTGTGACATTCGACCCTCGTGCACTAGTGGAAATTGTAAAATgagaatagagagttcccgtgttttcaagcggaacggactacaatagtgtttataacgtgattcgcaccgccgtattcctcattcctttgatttggtcaatgaccctattggtgctacattctacaaaataacatttgctaattattgcgcgagtgttggtattctgaaaattgtaaacggagtttaggtttccctccaagatggcgggtaacccaaaacacgggaactctctattctttcaaagcgatgagaattggacaaaactatgagaattaaaattttctcatccaaatgaatgagaaatactaattcacctgtcaacaacctgtcacagatggtcgtttgacactgaaattaatgtaAACTTCAATTTTCTCATAaggaattattatgattactttgttttgatgcaaaacaccTACATTGCGTTAATTGTGTCCAAATAGGTGAATGTAAAATCTAAAGAAGCCATAACCAGTATCTTGAGActttgctaattttaatttataatatcacggatttcattattgatcataatttttaaaaacaaatataaatcgATAAACTGCGCCGTCGTAGGTGCCATCCGagattttaaaaagggataaagaacaaaattttaaaggaaaataaaaTCGGCGACAATTGGACTCGAACTCTAGACCTCGTGATCGCAAGGCAGTAACGAAACCATTACACTGCAGTAGGGCCGTTGTCAGTCGTGCagagttatttataataagaataaCAGGTTGATGGCcgaacggtcgacacaaacagtgttaaaagaaatttatgtaattttctttatttaaattgtgtcCACCGTGAGAAAAGTGCacgaatcaaaattccaagtttattttctaaaccctaaatacattgccaacaaatatattcgtagTAAACCGATACAATTATATCTATTTGAGACGTTTCAGTTCAGTTTTGTATTACGCCACgggccatacgtacattgaataacttaatatacattacaaatcgattaaatgttcatagAGTTCCTCGTGTTACAGCGTTAGAGGATCTGACTTGTAAACTAGGCTTTATTATTGagggtcatgggttcgaatcgtctgtagtgctatttttttattattgttactTTTCCTCTTCTCTTCTATAAGATATGTTTAAAACCTTTTTTATCTCAACTTACTTATTCAATTTATACAACTGCATTATTGGTATATATTTATACCAAAGATCTATGAGTGGATTGGAAGGTGagcgggtcttttggtgaatctcaattctttctttctttctttctttctttctttctttctttctttctttctttctttctttctttctttctttctttctttttctttctttctttctttctttctttctttctttctttctttctttctttctttttctttctttctttctttttgtttcttttttcttcacattgccaatttacacttcttctgtattgcataattattaaaatgtatttatatgaaatattaaatgaataaatcttgattgattgattttctatttccatgtatcaatgcttgggttttttttcaacatgttcaattttggtgtttttttaaatatatgttattatagaaatgcaaaggcctaataactgcatatgcatatttcgcaaCTTCGGTTCAATAAAACCGTCCATATGAAGTTCGccataggatattttatttgtataatttccagcctattttgaatcccctccctcccacaccaaccaatgttggagcaaagatatacatgatatagcacattaaaaaaatgcggtgtttggtatacaacattgaataaggggcgGGGGGGTCATTGAATTGTGGATGTgtcacagcaaatttgcacttgattgtagctatatacagaatacagaacgtcaggatgacggttgaaacttaaatttcctcatttaaaacaatgtgacaggtggttgccCGGGGTGGTTGACAcgctaattagtatttctcattcatttggatgagaaaatttcaattctcatacttttgtccaattctcatcgttttgaaagaattctcattacaaTTTTTCTACTAGTGGTGGGCATAGAAAACATCTCAGGTTTAAGGATGCTacaaacattggttccactaatgtaggaagaTAAAATCCCAAACCTACAGCGCTATGCACTATTTATCTTAAACGCAGATAGGCCCTGCATCGAATATAAAATAATCCATAAGCTGGAGATATTGGAGAGTATATTCTTGCTCATCTTAAAGACCATTTCTATAATTGGAAATTTTCTGCGATTCTTTTCACGAAATCCTGAGGTTGctgaatattttgtgaaaattacgacTGCAAAACTTGCCTGTTCGAGGATCGGTTAAAGCTTGAAAATTCGGTTCCTTCTCCGTTGTACGATACGCTACAGGTATTACCGCTATCGGTATCTGTAATCGTTAATTTGCAAGagcaataaaatattcaaatgaATACATGTTGATGATTAGTTAAAGGATTCTTTAATAATTGGACTGAATTTTTTACATCTAATTGTCATTCGTAAACAGTATATGGCCAAAGACGAAGTTGATTATTAGCATTATAATCCAACTCCTGTTTTGAGTTTTCAAATAATCACCTTTATCGCCTCTTTGAGTTTCACTATGAGCGGCAGCATGGTGTCAGGACCTAGGGCACAATTTAAGCCGACTACATCTGCTCCTTCAGTCTCCAATCTTCTCAACGCTTCTACCAATTCAACATTATCAAATGTAGCAGGACTATTGTTCACCATGGCCCGATGATAGGCTATGTTTACGACGGCTGGAAGACCTTAAATAATGATGAAGATAAGTATAATACtactattaataataatgataataacaataataactgcTCCCCTTGAACACTCTTGACCTTCTTAAAAAAAGTCCTGGCCACGTCATGCCACTGTCCCAAGTAGGCGGACGATATTATTAGGGGGTGATGTTTTTATGTATGGTGCGTATCTGTTTGGGTGCATTTATTgttaatgcagtttaatttgctcGTCAACTGAAACTCaaaattatccctgcagctgaaatTGTTTCACCTTCGTGAGGTCGTGTGACGTTCATTGGTTACCGATTGCCTGAACCAATCGGGTGCCTCGTTCTCTGTCAGCAGGACCAATTACGGGCATGCTTACTCtgggctttgtttgtttgctaGAGCTCATTTTCTGCCAGAACGTCATTGAGATCGGGAGCAGAATTCTTTTCTACAACGAATAGGCCATTATCAGTCAGCTTAAAGCTTCACATGAATTAAATTGTGACGGTACGATGGACAGTTCCGGACGTTGTTTGCATAATTTTGTATAAATTAACTGTGGCTGATGGGCAAGAGTGTATTGGAATATTATGGGCGATATCATCGAAATCATACGATTCATATTAATTAGGTAAAGAAACGAAATAGTTGAGACAAGAGGTACATACCTTTTCCGTATTTCTTGATGCATTCCAATGCTAGGGAAGCTTCTTCATAAGCGCCGAATGTTTCCCCAATGATGAAATCAGCACCGGCGTCAACAGCCCATTCTATTTGCTCCTAAATAAAGATGAACGAATGATCGAAcgagtgagtgaatgaatgaatgaataaatgaatgaatgaataaatgaatgaatgaattagtgaatgaatgaattagtgaatgaatgaattagtgaatgaatgaatgaatgaatataagaatcaatcaatcaatcaatcaatcaatcaaccaatctatAGTGattgaatgaatcaatcaatcaatcaatcaatcaatcaatcaatcaatcaatcaatcaatcaatcaatcaatcaatcaatcaatcaatcaatcaatgatgaTTGTATTACTCCATTAGCGGTAAGTTAAATTTCACGTGATTTTAAGCCAAGTACACACTAATACAACAAAGCTTAAACACATAAATATTATAAGTctcatttaaaaaatatgactTATCAATAATCGTGTTAATTCATTTGCTCTGAAcgaaaaaatgttttatactaaGTACCTTGAACATTAGGGCGACCCTTTGCTTCCATTCCGGATCCTGCGGATTATAAAGGGTTGTGTTGCAAATATTTCCTGCCATTAACTTGCCAGTGTCGTTTGCCACTTCCCGGGCAATTGTGAGCGCTGTGCGATTAAGTTTTTCGATATCCTTTTCACGATCAATTATTTCCAGCTTAGCTCTGTGGGCGTAGTACTGAAAACAAAATCACATTGTAAATCTAttaaagaatcggatagcaacgtttccacaatatttttgtgggacctgagagcacaccagattCATTTCTTTTCACAGAATATCAGAGTATATCATTCATATACCCAAAGCGTTCAACCGGGTTCCAAAATAATGATGGCTTCTTTGCCCCATTGCACTTTTTCTTTTTACTAAAACGTTGGTAAAATATGACTGGTTTGTTTATGGAGTCTGTACTAAACCCCAATGACCAATGAGCACCGCTGGGGTCAGACATGTCAGAGGTCTTATCTCGGAAAACATCCTTTAAACTTTACTTTTACGGTGGACGTCTTTCTCACGTACATGAATGATCTCCGTAACGCGGtctttttaaaataacaaaacagTGCAAGACCAAAGTACATGTATACCGGcatattaaaaaacatttaatCAATGTATATATAACTGTACCATTTATGATAAGGTTCAAAGTTTAACCAATAACAGTTCATACAAATAAAATGTAGTACTGACTTAAAAATACAATATCGAAGCTTACCGTAAACGCCAGAACAACATCGCTGCCTGCATGAACGTATTCCTCATACTGCTGGCGGAGTAGTTGTGGATGTTCAAGAACAATTTCTGGTACAAAGGCGCCAGCTTTTAGATACCCACGTCGTTCAAACTGAAACAAATAACCCTCTGCACATAAAATAGTTTCACCATTTTGAAGCCTGTCCAGAAGACCTAGAATCGAATCAAATTGAATGTAAAACACATGTACATCTATAATCATTAATCTAAAATACCAAATATTAACACTTAACATAATTCGCCCATTTCCACGTTTCCGCCtccctcgatctggcagcatgggAATTGACCCATATAACATAATTCTTCGCTTAATTTATGTCGTCTATCATGGGCGAATATAGCGAATTGTATTAGCTTTATTAACATGTTCAAATAACacaaaaacttgtttttgcaCCACGTTTTTATATACTTAAGATATAAAAAACTTATCCGCCGGGAGGCCACTAAAGAAAAACAAACGTCAACACGCGTACTTATTGATTGAGCATGTTGGCTCAGTGGTTAAGTGGTTAGGCTCATAAtcataccccagcaaacacaaaacgttttaaaaacgttttaaacaagttatttggggttttggtttgggtaaaaacgttttaataacattaaatgtcgggttatatgaaggtcatgaaaacgttttgaaacgttttgtatgaaatcaCACTACAAcgatattttcaataatatatagtaAAATTGGCACAGATGCCACATTATGAGCATTATAAGGTAATTCTTTTATACCCGACCATTACTTCATTGAGACGTTAATGAAACTTCAGTTAATAAAAACTAGAATTGAATTACATTTGGATACCCCCAAAATAGTAGCCAACCCGGTATAGTCACTTCCGACCGTCGCATTACAATTTTGTGTTATATTCTCCATTGTTGAATGACCCTGTCACCTTGACTCCACTTCCCAATTACGTAGTTCCATACCGGTATTCAGTCCTTTTTGTTATGAGagtttaaaattaaatactttaaGGTCCAAGGGGTTAGGTTGTTTTTGGTTACACACTTTACCAAACGAGCGAGGTGTTATAACCCctacatgtattatgtatatgcTTTTCTTTTTCAGTACGACGGCAatttcgtgacctcttttgttcgacaggtgttacgtaacacaatgttgaaaatttagccggcaaacgcgttTTAGCAAGATATCTGGGTACTGAACGGTATAATTACATTTCTTAATATACttcaaatttaagcttacctttaACTTTCTGTGCCATATCTTCAGTTAAGAGCTTTAAGGTTGCCAGTTGCCACCTGCTGCCTTTGTACACCAAAGTTCAATCACAAGTTGATTGTTAATCGGTTTGCTACTGAAAAAACCGCCTAAATACTACAAAATTGTTATGTCTATTCCTTGTTCGAGACGTCAGATATACATTTTGGTACGCACAGCAGTGACTGGAAGTTGAATTGCACTTTGCACTGGATTGATGTATTCCCGGGGACGTACACCTATCATGCATGATTATAAAAAATCTTCTTGTGCACTTGGCCATGAACAATGTGAACCGCAAATAATAAGGGACgaaccattagatattatcggggggggggggctagggagtgaGTTAGTGTCTGACAGATGGAGTGAGTTAGTGTCTGGCAGATTTGGGCCGCTGAAGGCTGAGGAATTCTGTTTTTCCCTGCCTTTGAGGGCAATTCGGCGGCAAAGTTGtctttttcaaattttaatgtatacctttatcaacaaaggcaagggactggtatatcgatatgcttgttTGATCCCCGtgtaaccactacactgttcaatagccttactGTGATGTGGCGGGAGCATAATACGAGCCCTGAGcataatatgatgcgcgcgcatactgccagggaaaaaacaaaattatgatgGTGCGTGCatgtgcatactgccaggcattgacgtcagaagtcaactcatttaTACACAGTTGAGTATGGGTTTTTTTcgtactcatcagtgaggcatttttttttcatctcacttGCATGGTCAATTTGTTTTCGTCTCACTGGAGGGCGACATTTTGTCCCAAAAAACttcctagccccccccccccaatgatggtgcgtccctaatgtatGGCCAAGCACCAAGGCATCACCAAGCAACGAGTATTCATCAGTATTGGCGGAAGCATGCAAATTTAGGGGGGGCTCGATGTGCGAGCatactttattttgtttttcgtgctaaaaaggaagatgcacattgaaattattgattgatttatttaactAGAAATGCTTATCAAGTTCAGTCAGTTTAATGTCAATCGCCATTAATTCGTTATTCAGTAAAATATATAGGACGCACCGCGGAAGTTAGGTACATGTTGCCTATTGGGGTCGGCGAAAGGGCGGAGTGCATTTATAGGGAACTCATACAGCACAAATAGCACAAGCGTAAACAAAAGAGAGTTCGTGTAAGTGCCGACAAGTTGGGGCGCTTCGTCGACGCTCTGATGAGCAATGTCGCCGGGTTCGAGCGCTGTACCCGCGTCAGGTGAATTCAAGTACGCTTATGGCAAAGACATGGAACATTTCAATCTATGTGTTTATTAACCCAAACACCCAACTCTGCTTTTTCCTATCGGAAATTAAAGAAGAAAAAGTAGAGAatatgaagaaagaagtcacttggtacccccgagactcgaaccttagacccccgcatgccaagcacacgatcaccgaccacACGGGTATaacgctgccccgggcagcgattccgtgagcatatagcacttagggtgattacgtcatcgcagaccctgggaatcacgcatgcgcagtggttttcatcgtggtattttgtggtgtttatgggtgttagggttaatctatGATATTTGACTTTACCTATGAAATATACAGAATAGCAAAACGCATTACAACCATTAGAATTTCAGACATATCTGATCATTCTTTTCATTATCTTACCCTTTGTCCCCTGTTGTTGT
Above is a window of Amphiura filiformis chromosome 7, Afil_fr2py, whole genome shotgun sequence DNA encoding:
- the LOC140156934 gene encoding betaine--homocysteine S-methyltransferase 1-like — protein: MAQKVKGLLDRLQNGETILCAEGYLFQFERRGYLKAGAFVPEIVLEHPQLLRQQYEEYVHAGSDVVLAFTYYAHRAKLEIIDREKDIEKLNRTALTIAREVANDTGKLMAGNICNTTLYNPQDPEWKQRVALMFKEQIEWAVDAGADFIIGETFGAYEEASLALECIKKYGKGLPAVVNIAYHRAMVNNSPATFDNVELVEALRRLETEGADVVGLNCALGPDTMLPLIVKLKEAIKIPIAVIPVAYRTTEKEPNFQALTDPRTGKKLFPLNLDCMFCTRDDMYEFGQRCKEMGLQFVGICCGNSAHLTRSLAESLGKSPPASRYSPNMDQHYALGKLDTNAYNVSHVKTNL